From one Scophthalmus maximus strain ysfricsl-2021 chromosome 19, ASM2237912v1, whole genome shotgun sequence genomic stretch:
- the LOC118313574 gene encoding cyclin-O, producing the protein MQERGRPRENLTDGTPPPPASHEQLSQGMPSSGVSWPQLSTCSPWTVRLETEGMVSFVNGDLGSEAAHKRRRVNGASPLTEALTSVQPRKLEARHRKQKLMSKMSDSGFEEDLVGLSPISSPARTNVSPLRVDEPEPPADSEQQLSNWYRQYGDVGFTIQREKEAQFHPCRSLARQPQLTADARCKLVSWLIPVHQHLRLSFECCCLAVNIMDRFLACTAVAADCFQLLGVTALLLASKQVEVCSPRISHLLSLCCDAFTKEQLCNMECLILLRLNFRLTAPTLAFFLDYYANCMEASQLVSENAVGDGCTRRNPDTKRHGQSGGLAQKVCELTLADYAFNKYPPSLTASCALRLAGELLKTDRVLVEHATVQSQENRWDSFVNELSAQPASAQPFVVSEGNSHFLPVGQESHNHNLARECEDNLKLLVSLNQETLEVMSTM; encoded by the exons ATGCAGGAGCGGGGACGACCCCGGGAAAACTTAACTGAcggaactcccccccccccagcgtcCCACGAGCAACTCTCCCAGGGGATGCCGAGCAGCGGTGTCAGCTGGCCTCAGTTGAGCACATGCAGCCCGTGGACTGTCCGACTGGAGACAGAGGGGATGGTGTCATTCGTGAACGGCGACCTCGGATCCGAGGCTGCTCACAAACGCAGACGGGTGAACGGCGCATCTCCCCTGACCGAGGCGCTCACGTCGGTGCAACCGCGAAAGTTAGAGGCcagacacaggaaacagaaactcATGTCCAAAATGAGCGACTCCGGTTTCGAGGAGGACCTGGTGGGACTCTCTCCCATCTCGTCCCCGGCCCGGACGAACGTGTCCCCGCTCCGTGTAGATGAGCCGGAGCCTCCTGCGGACTCGGAGCAGCAGCTGTCCAACTGGTACCGGCAGTACGGAGACGTCGGCTTCACcatccagagagagaaagaggcgcAGTTTCACCCCTGCAGAAGCTTGGCACGACAGCCACAA CTGACTGCAGATGCGCGGTGCAAGCTCGTCAGCTGGCTCATCCCTGTGCACCAACACCTCCGTCTGTCCTTTGAGTGCTGCTGCCTGGCGGTGAACATCATGGACAGGTTCCTGGCGTGCACCGCAGTGGCTGCCGACTGCTTCCAGCTACTGGGTGTCACTGCACTCCTTTTAGCCAGTAAACAG GTGGAGGTTTGCTCACCGCGGATCAGCCACCTCTTGTCGTTGTGTTGTGATGCCTTCACCAAGGAGCAGCTCTGCAACATGGAGTGTCTCATCCTCCTTCGCCTCAACTTCCGCCTCACTGCACCCACCCTGGCCTTTTTCCTGGACTATTACGCCAACTGCATGGAGGCTTCCCAGCTTGTGTCTGAGAACGCGGTCGGTGACGGGTGCACAAGAAGGAATCCGGACACAAAAAGACATGGGCAGAGCGGCGGCCTCGCACAAAAGGTGTGCGAGTTGACTTTAGCAGACTATGCTTTCAACAAATACCCACCATCTCTGACTGCGAGCTGTGCACTGAGGCTGGCCGGTGAGCTGCTGAAAACTGATCGGGTGCTCGTTGAGCATGCAACCGTCCAGTCACAGGAAAACCGCTGGGACAGTTTTGTGAATGAGCTAAGTGCCCAACCAGCTTCTGCACAACCCTTTGTGGTTTCTGAGGGCAACTCTCACTTCCTGCCTGTGGGTCAGGAGAGCCACAACCACAATCTGGCTCGGGAATGCGAAGACAACCTGAAGCTGCTGGTGTCATTAAACCAGGAGACGCTGGAAGTGATGTCCACCATGTGA